The genomic interval TAAAGGTCACCACTTTAAAATTGAAAAAGTCGACGAAGCGGTCGAGTTCATTCTTAAGAATTCCAAAAAAGAGGGGAACTCACGCAGAGCCGCGAAGATCGCAAGGAAAAGAAGTCATCAGTTCGCTACGCTTGCAGATCGTTCGCAAGCTTACTGCAGATCGGCCTTCGGCCCACAGGAAAGGGAAAAGTTATCAGCAATCCGTTGGCAGATTACCATACTTCTATAATTTTCCTCGACGAGGGAAAATGTGATTAGCCTGGGGTGACTGAAAGGAACCCCAGAAAAAGGTTTCGTAAACAAAAAGCGTCCTCGACGAGGGCGAACTATGATGGAGCTTAACTTTCCTGTTGCGGTAAATTACCGCCTAGTTTTGCGACGCGATCATACATCAGGATTGAACCGGCGACGGCGACGTTGAGACTGAAATAACCTGGAAGTTTCACAATGCCATGACAACGCTTTAGAACCTTTGGAGCGAGCCCTGCTTGTTCGTTGCCGAGTAAGTAGCAAGCTTGGTCGGGGTGTTCGTAGTCGGCAATGTCTATAGCATCTTCAGTGAGTTCGACAGCAATTATCCGCGTGGCCGTGGGTTGATTATCGTAAAAATCATCAAAGTTTTTGTAGTGGTAGAGGGGGATCTTTTTCCAAGTATGAGTGACATCACTCATTTGTTTTTTGTACTTCTTGTCGATAGTGAAAATATAGCTGGCTCCCATGATGTAGGCACTGCGCCAGAGTGTACCAATGTTGAGGCCGTTGACATTATTCATGATGCCGATGCCAAAGAAGCCTTGGTTTTTATATTTGTGTGATTTAACTGCCATGATCGTAGTAAGTGATTTTGATTTTCTTGTTGAGCTTGTCGAGTTCCTTTTGAAGGTAGACCCCGCTGGGGAGAGTAAGTTCCCTTAAAGTTTTCATATGATTGAAACGATGGATGCCGGAACAAAATTCGTTGATGGTGAGTTTTTTCAGTGGGTACTGATAGATGGCTTCGTAATCACTAATTTTTGTTCCTTTGATATTTAATTCCTCTACAGGAATATCCCAGGCTTTATTCAAACTATTCACCGGAGTGTGGGCAATATTGAGTTTTTTGAGTGGGTAGGTCCAAAGAATAGTGAGGTCACGAAAATTTGTGTAGCTCATATCGAGTTCAGAGATTTTCCAATGGCGAATTTCTTCGTAAGGTGAGCAGCGAGTACCGTTTAAGGAAAGCTGGTAGGAACCATCATCCAGTTGCTGCAGATTAAAGTTGAATTGCTTACTTTTATTGCGGCGCTTCATAGAGGATTTAGCATATTGAATACAGTCGTCCATACTGAACTTATGACGGGTACTGGAGTTAATGTGCCAAGCGATATAATGCTTATCAGCATTAAAAGAACCTGAAAGTAGGCTATTGGTGAATTGGAGTTGTTCTTCCCAAGTATATTTTTTGCTATGACCATGCGGTGTTAAAAAATCAGTATAGGCCTGCTTGATCCACTGAGTGTCTTTTGGACCTTTGTACTGCTTAATATAATCGCGAGTTTTCGTCATTTGAAATGCGCCTAATTCCATTAAGGCGGCATGATAGAGTGCATCTTGATGACGAGGATTGAGCTGAAGAACAAGGCGAATGGTTTCGGTCGCACTCAGATAATTCTTCGCTTTTCGAAAAGGCACAAAAGCTTTATCCATGAGTTCTTTTGCCGCTTGAACCTTGAGGCTTGAACTGAACTTTTTTTCGGCCTGAAGAGCCTGTACGAGGGAGAGAGCTTTAGTCTCGGCATTTTCGGCTTCGCTTTGGGCTTTTAATGCCCTGTTCTCTGACTCATGGGATTTATTAGCCATGGCCTCAGCATGAGCTTGCGCAGATTCAGCCAAGTGTTTTTCGTTTCGCAGTTGATGAATAAAAAAGCTCGTTAGAATTAAGGTGCCAAAGAGGGCGACGGCGCTGAGTATAAAGGGCAGTTTATTGCGAATGATTAAGAGCTTAATTTCTTTAAAAAATCCAGCGTCTTCTGCGGACGTCGCAAAACCCTGTAAGAAAGAACGCACATCATCGGATAATTGTTTAACTGTGGGGTAGCGTTCAGAGGCTTTGTTTTTCATGGCCTTTAAAACAACTGCGTCAAGTGCGAGGGGGATCTCGTGCTGTTTGGTTCTTTTATTGGGGGCAATTAAATCGCCATTTTCAGTTTGCTTGAGCAATTCTTCTAGGTTTGAGCCATTAAAGGGTTTCTCATAAGTGAGCAGGAAGTAGAGTAAGCCACCTAAACAAAAAACGTCGGTCTTCTGGCTGCGGGAGCCAAAGCGTCGGCTGATTTGCTCGGGCGCCATATAACCTGGAGTTCCTTTGATCTTATTATTGTAACTTAGATTCAAGTCTTTCGGGACCATTTCTTGTGTGGAAAGGTCTTCAGAGAGGGTATCATTATCACTGAGATCGCGCGCTAAGCCCCAATCACAGACGAGGACCTGACCGAAATCATCGACTTGGATATTAGAAGGTTTTAAATCCAAGTGCAGGATGTTTTTGGAATGGGCAAAAGAAATCGCATCACAGACTTTGAGAAAAATCTCTAAGCGATCATTTAAGGATAAAAATTCTTACTGTTTTTCTGATTTTTTGATGAGATCATAGAGGTTGCAGCCACTGAGCTTTTTCATGGTGAAAAAGACCTGTCCCTTTTCGACTCCAATATCGTAAAGTGGGATGATGTTGGGGTGCTCAAGCTTGGCTGAAATGCGAACTTCGCTAATGAAATTATCAACTTTCGTTTCGTCGCTTAGAGGATAGGCGCGTGCCAGTTCGCGATCGGTAAATGAGTCAAAGGAACTGACAATTTTTTTCATGCCACCCGAGCCGATTTCCTCTCCGTCTTGGTAGCGCTTTTCGGCGTGACTTATTTTATCTAAGAGTTGGTCAGATTCGTCGTTGAAAGCCTGATCAAAAGCTTGAGTCATGAAGTCTTCGTTAAAGTCTTGCATTAGCCGAGTTCATCATCTAGAAAACGAATTTCACGATTGAGGCGTTTGAGAACGCGTTGACGATAGACGTGAACGCTATTCTTTTGCAGTTCGAGTTCTCCACTAATTTCTTCGACATTTTTGCCTTCACTAAAGAGCATGAAAACTTGACGGTAGGAGTCAGATAGGTCCGGCTCAATGCGTTCCCAGGCGAGGGTGAAGATATGTTTTTTCCATTCGGCTTCTTCGATGTCTTCGGACTTAGATTCACTTTCTCCTTCAAGAGCCCCTTGTTCACTCGCTTTTTGAATTTTGTTTTGATAACGCTTATTGGTGCGAAAATGACCGAGGCATTGATGCTTAGTCACGGTGTAGATCCAATTGCGAAATTTGCCTTGTCCAGGCACATATTCAAAGCGCGGCAGGCTCTTCCAAATTTCGATAAGAGATTTTTGGACGAGATCATCGCGATCCGATTCCTGAACTCCCATGCGAATCATGATGCTATAAAGGTAGGCTTTATACAAATCAGTAAATTCTTCCCAGGACTGCTCGTTGTGCTGTTCCCGGATTTTTGCGATGAGAGTTTGTCTAGTGTTATATTTATCCATAATCCAAAATATGTCTTTGAGTTAGCTAAGGTTAACACTTTGTCAGAGGAAAAACAAAGAGACTTCGTCCTTTTTCCGTCAAGTCTTAGGCTTAACAGGGAAAGGAATTTGGTTCTGAACTTATATCAAAGTCATCAGTCCGCTGCGCTTGCAGATCGTTCGCAAGCTCACTGCAGATCGGCCTTCGGCCTGCAGATAAAAGCTGGGAGCCCCGCATTCCATGCGGAAGTATATTTTTTCTGAGAAATCTGTGGATGTATTTTAAATTATGAAGCCTCACGCAGAGTCGCTGGGACGCAGGGGGGGGAAGTTGTCAGATTACCATGCTTTATTCTCCCTAGAAGAGGGGGGATATCATTAGCTTGGGGTGCCTGAAAGGAACCCCAGGAAAAAATTTCGTAAATAACAGCGTCCTCGACGAGGGCGAATAATTGGCCGTCTTCGACGACCCGAAATTGATTACATTGCGGTCTCCGGGTTTGGACTTCGTCCTACACCACGGAGCTAATCAAATCCAGCACCTTCGGAGCTAAAAATCATAAGAACTCGCAATTGAGGCTTCAATAGAAGAGGGGGGATATCATTAGCTTGGGGTGCCTGAAAGGCGATTCAGAGTTTTTACTCTGTGAAAATCTGAGAAATCTGTGGATGTATTTAAATTATAAAGCCTCACGCAGAGCCGCGAAGTTCGCAGGGGGAAAAGTTGTCAGATCGACCTTCAGCCATCAGTACGGATTTTTTTTTGCTTTTGAGTCAACTCTCGTTTCTGACCGGTCCTAAGTGAGTATATCTTAGTTAAATTTCGGGTGAACTCAATGAAGAAAAAATTTACTTTAATAGAACTTTTAGTCGTGGTGGCCATCATTGGCATTTTGGCATCGCTCTTATTGCCAGCTTTGGGGAGTGCAAGAAAAAAGAGTCAGAGTGCTGTTTGTAAAAGCAACACGAAGCAGCTGGGTACGACCATGTTTATGTATCAGGATGATGCCGATGGACTCTTTGTGCATTATCAGGGGATGGAAAGCGCTTGGCATACATGGAAATGGCAATTAGCTCAGTATGTCAATAATACCGATAACTCAACTTGGTGGGATCATCAGTACACAAATATTTTTGCTTGTCCGGAATATATAGACCAGCAAAACAGTCGACAAGGAATTGCCTATAGTTCAATTGAATTAGGAGGCGCGCCTTTTGGTGGAACAACGCGTCCAGCGAAATTGTCAGAGGTGACTAAGGCCACAGATACATTGATGCTCGGAGATTCGACCACTGATTATACCTACGTCGATAATATGTTACTCCCACCCTACAACCCTTGGACGATTAATAACGTAAGTCTCGGGAGACATGACTTTAAAAGCAACATCCAATGGGTCGACGGGCATGTGTCTAGTGAATCGCAAGCTTCATTATTATCGGGCGGTAACGGCAACATAACATATTCTTGGTTGGTAGAAAAATAATTTCGCTAAAAAAATCTCAAAGCTAATCAACTCTCCTTAGGGGGTGGCAATTATTCACTAGAGAATAATTTAATTGAGAATAAACATGAAATACCTTTTAACGAGCCTGCTTTTATTGACCTTTAACCTATTTGGGGGTGACGCAAATTTTGATATGAAGTGGGACAAAGTTCCTAGTTCCTATGTGGAGGGAGCCATTCTCGGCAATGGCGAGCAGGGAACCATGATTTGGGCCCGCCCCGAAGAAAGCCTCCATTTTGATATTGGCGATACGCGAATTTATGATGAGGGAGGACGTCTTCCCATCGGTAAATTCATTCTAGAAACCAAGTCGCAACGCGAGTCATTTCAAATGACCTTAGCCATGCAGACCGCCGAAGCTCAAGGGGCTGTTAAAACATCGTTAGGAGCAGTGAAATTCAAAGCAATTTCCGTATCGGGCCAGAATCTCAATTTAGTAAAATTCACTCTTGCGGGCGATGAGCAAATTAGCATTAAACATTTTGCCATTCCCGGCATCACCACTTCTAAGCTCAGAAATGGTATCAAAGATATCAGTGGTGCACCGACTCACACAATCAGTGATTATAGTAATCCCAAATGGGCGCAAGGAATTGCTAAAACAGTTGAGAAATATAAGCCTGGGGCAGAAGTCCTCAATGATTCCAATGGAGTGCAGTCTCGCCTTGTTCCACTCAAAAAGGGCAAAGCTTATTCATTGACTTGGCAACTAAAGAAGCTTTCCGAAAAAAAATACCTTTTAGCTTGGCGCACGGATTACACGCGTGAAAATTTAAAGGCTAAAGCTCAGAAAGTTTGGGCAGGAAAAAATGCCCAAGCCTTATCACAATCATTAGAGAAATCTTATGAAGATTACTTTGTGGATCACGCAAAGTGGTGGAAGAATTATTCTCAACGTTCCAATATTTCCCTGCCTGATAAGAAACTCGAAGCTTATTACAAATGGCAGCTCTACAAAGTCGCCTCCGCAACGCGTCAAGGCAAGCTTCCCATCGACCTCATGGGGCCCTGGTTTCGAGCAACCAATTGGCCGAAGATCTGGGCGAACCTCAATGTTCAGCTCACTTACCTTCCCATGGCCGTTGCTAACCAAGGGTCGATTGGCGACACACTCTTTCAATTCATCGATAATAATCCACAAATCTTTATTCAGCCTGCAGGTAAATACAAGAGTGATTCGGCAACTCATGCCCGTGCGATTAGTCCTTATGAGCCAGGGGGATTCAGTTGGGAATACGGCAATTTTCTTTGGACCCTACATAATTATTGGCATTTCCTCAGAGTTTATCCCGACGATAAAAGAACTGTAGAGAAGTTTTATCCCATGCTCAAGCGCGGCATTAATTTTGTTCTTCATCACTGTCGCACAGATGAGCAAGGCTTTATTCATACGCCCAAAGATATCTCGCCAGAATATGAGATGAATCGAGTTTTTCCTAAAGAAGAAGACACAACGTATAACTTAGAATTCTTGCGTTGGGCACTGCGAACTGCTGTACATATTAATCACAAATTTCAGCTCAATGATGCCGATGGTGAACGTTACGAGAAAGTGGTAGAAAAACTTGTTCAGCCCCATCTCGATAAAGAAACGGGCATTATGATCGCTAATGGAGTGAAGCTGGAAAAAGCACACCGTCACTACTCACACCTTGTGGGGCTCTATCCTCTCAAGCAAATGCGTTTAGATGAGCCCAATAAATTTGCTTTAGCTAAAAAATCTGTTGATTACTGGATCAATCTACCCATTCTGAATAATTGGAGTTATAAAGGTTATAGTCGCACAGGTGCAGCCTCGATGTATTCCATGCTTGGCGATGGTGATGAAGCCTATAAGCAAATGCAAATCTTGCTCGATACTTATGGCTCGGCTAACACCATGTATATCGAGTCTGGACCAGTGATTGAGACGCCGATTTCGGCCGCTGCATCCATTCACGAAATGCTTTTTCAAGCTTGGTCACATGACTTCAACAAAGATCACATCAAGCTCTTCACGGGAATCCCCAAGGCTTGGAAAGATGTGAGTTTCAAAGACCTCAAAGCCGAAGGGGGCTACACCCTTAGCGCACTTCGCGAAAACGGAGCTGTGAAGAGCTTTCAGATAAAAGCCTCTACAGAGCGTTTTCTCATCGTCAACCCTGGACTAAGTCAAGCATTCTCTTTGCAGAGTTCTGTAAGAGGTGAAATCAAAAGCCTTCAAGAAAAAGGTCAGCACATCTTAAAACTCAAAAGCAAAGCCGGTGAGACTCTCACTTACGGCGACAGCTCTGAGCTAGGAAAATCAGTCCTCGGCAACAAAGGTGAAAGCTCTTATCACTTTGGCCTGAATTAATACCTTAAGCATTAGTCATCAGTGGTCAGATCGTTCGCTACACTCCCTGCAGATAAAAGCTGGGAGCCCCGCATTCCATGCGGAACTTATATCGAAGTCATCAGTACCATGCATTTTCAGATCGTTAGCTCATTTCATTCGCTGCCGTCAGGGCAATTGGTTAATTATTTTGTAGTGAAATTTGATTTTTTACGGAACTTGAAATCAATTTCTGCCCAGACAGGTTTATGATCTGAGAGGGGAGGCTGCAATTCAATAATTTCCGCTTTACTTGCTTTGGCACTTTTAGATTTGTAGAAAATATGGTCGATGACACCTTCCTTTAAACCAGATTTAGGATTATTCGGATTCCAAGTAAATGCTTTCTCAAGGTTCATGTTTAAATCTTTCCAGCAAGCATGGAAGCCAGCTTCCTGCAAGCGTGTGAGTGCCGGGCTCTCAATTTTGTCGTTAAAATCACCCAAGACAATAATGTTTTTCTTTTTTTCTTTACTGAGGTATTTTTCACGAAGCCTATCGATATGGCTTTTTAAATTTCGGGCTTGACATACATGAAGTGAATACAGCCTTATTTTGACGCCACGTATTTCTGTGTCGGCGTAGACGGCAGAAGCAGGATTCCATGCGTGTTCTCCTTGTAATGCTACTTCTTCAGTGTTTTTCAGTGGGGTGCGGCTCAGTATAGATTTATATTTATCTTTATGATTGGCGGATGAGATTTTCCCCACATAAACATATTTCATGCCTAAAACTTTACCGACCCGAGCAGTCCAGTCCCCATTGGGGACTTCATTAAAGCCTATCATGTCCAAATTATAAGGCCTGAACATTGCGCCTATTTGCTCAGGGCTTCCCGAAAGTCCATATAATACATTGTAAGCGGCGACGCGTACTTGGGCATTAAGTGATTGTGAGATTAAAAAGCTTGTAGTTAGTATAAATAAAAATAGTGATAATTTTTTCATTTGCGCACCTATGTTGATGATTTAATATTAGGTACGGACCTACAGAGTGTTTTTAAACACAAGAGACTTATGAACTTGCGGTTTTTTGTAAAGCAAGGAGTTTGGTAACTCCAACGAAGAGGGAGGAAACACAGTAATCAGTTGGTCTCGCTTTCAGATCTTTCGCAAGCTCACTGCAGATCGGCTTTCGGCCTGCAGATAAAAGCTGGGAGTCCCGCATTCTATGCGGAAATTGACTCAGTAGGCATTATTTTTAGCTTTGATGTCATAGAGTGTTTTTAGCCTGCGTATTACTGAGAAACAAGCGAAGGAACTCTATGAAGCAATTTATTTTATTATTACTGATGTCATGTTTTGCGATGAGCGCAGAAAAGACCAATATTATACTCATTTTTGCCGATGATATGCATTATGGCGCACTTGGGGTCACCGGCTCGGTGTTGACTAAGGCTAAGACTCCGGCAATTGATTCAATATTTAATGAAGGGGTACATTTTCCCAATGGCTATGCGAGTCATGCCACGTGTGCGCCGAGTCGTGCGGGTTTATTGACGGGTAGGTATCAGGCACGTTTTGATTTGGAGACTTTGCCAGGGGGGACAGCGGATCGCAAAAAGACTGGTTATGGCGTAAAAACTTCCGAGATTATGATTCCCGCACTAATGAAAAAAGGGGGGTATCAAACCTGTGCTATTGGTAAATGGCACTTGGGCTCCAGTGAAGAATTTCAACCCAATGCTCGTGGTTTTGATCATTGGTTTGGCTATCGCGGTTCCTGCGGTTTTTATCAATTTAAGAGCCAAGTGCAATCTGCAAAGAAAGGCCAAGAACTTAAGCCCTTGCCAAGTGGCGAGGATCCTAATCTCGATGTGGTCCGCAATGGTGAGAGCGTGCGTCTGGAAGGTTACCTCACAGATCACTTCTCGGATGAGGCAGCGAATTGGATTAAAGAGAATAAAGAAAGGCCATTTTTTATGTACTTTGCCCCTTACAATGTTCATGCTCCGGATACCGTTCCCAACAAATATATTCCCAAAGGCGGAACTGCCCACGATGGCGTGATTGCGGCCTTGGATGCCTCAGTACAAACTATTCTGGATGCGCTCAAAGAAGCGGGCATAGCTGATAATACCCTCGTCGTTTTCAGTAATGATAACGGTGGTAAAAAGGATTACAGTAAAACTTTCAAAGGCAATAAGGCGACTTTCTACGAGGGTGGCATTCGCGTGCCTTTTGCCATGCGTTGGCCCAAGGGGATTGAGGCGGGTTCAAAATACAATGGTGTGGTTTCAACTCTAGATTTATTGCCAACTTTTGCGGCCCTCGCAAAAGT from Lentisphaera araneosa HTCC2155 carries:
- a CDS encoding RNA methyltransferase, with the protein product MAVKSHKYKNQGFFGIGIMNNVNGLNIGTLWRSAYIMGASYIFTIDKKYKKQMSDVTHTWKKIPLYHYKNFDDFYDNQPTATRIIAVELTEDAIDIADYEHPDQACYLLGNEQAGLAPKVLKRCHGIVKLPGYFSLNVAVAGSILMYDRVAKLGGNLPQQES
- a CDS encoding serine/threonine protein kinase, yielding MQDFNEDFMTQAFDQAFNDESDQLLDKISHAEKRYQDGEEIGSGGMKKIVSSFDSFTDRELARAYPLSDETKVDNFISEVRISAKLEHPNIIPLYDIGVEKGQVFFTMKKLSGCNLYDLIKKSEKQ
- a CDS encoding RNA polymerase sigma factor, producing MDKYNTRQTLIAKIREQHNEQSWEEFTDLYKAYLYSIMIRMGVQESDRDDLVQKSLIEIWKSLPRFEYVPGQGKFRNWIYTVTKHQCLGHFRTNKRYQNKIQKASEQGALEGESESKSEDIEEAEWKKHIFTLAWERIEPDLSDSYRQVFMLFSEGKNVEEISGELELQKNSVHVYRQRVLKRLNREIRFLDDELG
- a CDS encoding prepilin-type N-terminal cleavage/methylation domain-containing protein, with translation MKKKFTLIELLVVVAIIGILASLLLPALGSARKKSQSAVCKSNTKQLGTTMFMYQDDADGLFVHYQGMESAWHTWKWQLAQYVNNTDNSTWWDHQYTNIFACPEYIDQQNSRQGIAYSSIELGGAPFGGTTRPAKLSEVTKATDTLMLGDSTTDYTYVDNMLLPPYNPWTINNVSLGRHDFKSNIQWVDGHVSSESQASLLSGGNGNITYSWLVEK
- a CDS encoding glycosyl hydrolase family 95 catalytic domain-containing protein; this encodes MKYLLTSLLLLTFNLFGGDANFDMKWDKVPSSYVEGAILGNGEQGTMIWARPEESLHFDIGDTRIYDEGGRLPIGKFILETKSQRESFQMTLAMQTAEAQGAVKTSLGAVKFKAISVSGQNLNLVKFTLAGDEQISIKHFAIPGITTSKLRNGIKDISGAPTHTISDYSNPKWAQGIAKTVEKYKPGAEVLNDSNGVQSRLVPLKKGKAYSLTWQLKKLSEKKYLLAWRTDYTRENLKAKAQKVWAGKNAQALSQSLEKSYEDYFVDHAKWWKNYSQRSNISLPDKKLEAYYKWQLYKVASATRQGKLPIDLMGPWFRATNWPKIWANLNVQLTYLPMAVANQGSIGDTLFQFIDNNPQIFIQPAGKYKSDSATHARAISPYEPGGFSWEYGNFLWTLHNYWHFLRVYPDDKRTVEKFYPMLKRGINFVLHHCRTDEQGFIHTPKDISPEYEMNRVFPKEEDTTYNLEFLRWALRTAVHINHKFQLNDADGERYEKVVEKLVQPHLDKETGIMIANGVKLEKAHRHYSHLVGLYPLKQMRLDEPNKFALAKKSVDYWINLPILNNWSYKGYSRTGAASMYSMLGDGDEAYKQMQILLDTYGSANTMYIESGPVIETPISAAASIHEMLFQAWSHDFNKDHIKLFTGIPKAWKDVSFKDLKAEGGYTLSALRENGAVKSFQIKASTERFLIVNPGLSQAFSLQSSVRGEIKSLQEKGQHILKLKSKAGETLTYGDSSELGKSVLGNKGESSYHFGLN
- a CDS encoding endonuclease/exonuclease/phosphatase family protein produces the protein MKKLSLFLFILTTSFLISQSLNAQVRVAAYNVLYGLSGSPEQIGAMFRPYNLDMIGFNEVPNGDWTARVGKVLGMKYVYVGKISSANHKDKYKSILSRTPLKNTEEVALQGEHAWNPASAVYADTEIRGVKIRLYSLHVCQARNLKSHIDRLREKYLSKEKKKNIIVLGDFNDKIESPALTRLQEAGFHACWKDLNMNLEKAFTWNPNNPKSGLKEGVIDHIFYKSKSAKASKAEIIELQPPLSDHKPVWAEIDFKFRKKSNFTTK
- a CDS encoding sulfatase family protein, whose product is MKQFILLLLMSCFAMSAEKTNIILIFADDMHYGALGVTGSVLTKAKTPAIDSIFNEGVHFPNGYASHATCAPSRAGLLTGRYQARFDLETLPGGTADRKKTGYGVKTSEIMIPALMKKGGYQTCAIGKWHLGSSEEFQPNARGFDHWFGYRGSCGFYQFKSQVQSAKKGQELKPLPSGEDPNLDVVRNGESVRLEGYLTDHFSDEAANWIKENKERPFFMYFAPYNVHAPDTVPNKYIPKGGTAHDGVIAALDASVQTILDALKEAGIADNTLVVFSNDNGGKKDYSKTFKGNKATFYEGGIRVPFAMRWPKGIEAGSKYNGVVSTLDLLPTFAALAKVDLPSDRVYDGQNLLPVIKDSAKDQRQAHFWRNGAWRTARVGDWKLVWQVDRKKQKALLNKLGIKHVKGRGVTYAERADELFLEPELYNLANDPKEESNLAQSNPEKLQEMVKIYKDWEASIPKWRE